From Streptomyces sp. CMB-StM0423, a single genomic window includes:
- a CDS encoding multicopper oxidase family protein, with the protein MVTRRRALAVGVAAGSTALTGAGLIPLANAAHRAASDAPDTAPGGTATAGAAVAKFAVPMPVPPVLAPTYTVGSASVYHVTMKKVRKEILPGLPTDVLTYNGHFPGPTIRARRGGPVVIRQRNTLGMPTAVHLHGAAVHPVNDGHPMDTIAPGAERLYFYPNQQPHAPLWYHDHAHHMEAEHVYRGLSGSYLLTDDTESALPLPGGQYEVVIAVRDARFDDTGALVYAMGDRARNTLLANGVPYPYFPVAARKYRLRLLNSANVRSFDLRLADGGTFQQIGSDGGLLTAPYPTDRVFLSAGERADVVVDFSRYPVGSSVVLRNAVGPGTPEETGEVLRFDIVRTAADPSSVPARLRALPDRPEPTAGRTVDLSMTEDGSTPPAAYIDGKVYDPGRVDAAVTYGAHEVWTVTNSNRVAAHNFHLHLVQFRVLERGGRPPSPAESGLKDTVFLAPGETVRLQASFDTYRGDFPYHCHMLDHSAMGMMATMRIG; encoded by the coding sequence ATGGTCACCCGCCGCAGGGCCCTCGCCGTCGGCGTCGCCGCCGGGAGCACCGCGCTCACGGGCGCGGGGCTGATCCCGCTCGCGAACGCGGCGCACCGGGCCGCGTCCGACGCCCCGGACACCGCCCCCGGCGGCACCGCGACCGCGGGCGCCGCGGTCGCGAAGTTCGCCGTCCCGATGCCGGTCCCGCCCGTCCTCGCGCCCACGTACACCGTCGGCAGCGCGTCCGTGTACCACGTCACGATGAAGAAGGTGCGGAAGGAGATCCTGCCGGGCCTGCCCACCGACGTCCTCACCTACAACGGCCACTTCCCCGGACCGACCATCCGGGCCCGCCGCGGCGGGCCCGTCGTCATCAGGCAGCGCAACACCCTCGGCATGCCGACCGCCGTCCACCTGCACGGCGCCGCCGTGCACCCGGTCAACGACGGCCACCCCATGGACACCATCGCCCCCGGCGCCGAGCGGCTGTACTTCTATCCCAACCAGCAGCCGCACGCCCCGCTCTGGTACCACGACCACGCGCATCACATGGAGGCGGAGCACGTCTACCGCGGTCTTTCCGGCTCCTACCTGCTGACCGACGACACCGAGTCCGCGCTGCCCCTGCCCGGCGGGCAGTACGAGGTCGTCATCGCCGTGCGCGACGCCCGCTTCGACGACACCGGCGCGCTCGTCTACGCGATGGGCGACCGCGCCCGCAACACCCTCCTGGCCAACGGCGTCCCGTACCCGTACTTCCCGGTCGCCGCCCGCAAGTACCGGCTGCGGCTGCTCAACAGCGCCAACGTGCGCTCCTTCGACCTGCGGCTCGCCGACGGCGGCACCTTCCAGCAGATCGGCTCCGACGGAGGGCTGCTCACCGCGCCGTACCCCACCGACAGGGTCTTCCTCTCCGCGGGCGAACGCGCCGACGTCGTCGTGGACTTCTCCCGCTACCCCGTCGGCAGCAGCGTCGTGCTGCGCAACGCCGTCGGCCCCGGCACGCCTGAGGAGACCGGCGAGGTGCTGCGCTTCGACATCGTGCGCACCGCCGCCGACCCCAGCTCCGTGCCCGCCCGGCTGCGCGCCCTGCCCGACCGCCCCGAGCCGACCGCCGGCCGCACCGTCGACCTCAGCATGACGGAGGACGGCAGCACCCCGCCCGCCGCGTACATCGACGGGAAGGTCTACGACCCGGGGCGGGTGGACGCCGCCGTCACCTACGGCGCCCACGAGGTGTGGACCGTCACCAACTCCAACCGCGTCGCCGCGCACAACTTCCACCTGCACCTGGTGCAGTTCCGGGTGCTGGAGCGCGGCGGGCGGCCGCCGTCGCCGGCCGAGTCGGGGCTCAAGGACACCGTGTTCCTCGCCCCCGGCGAGACGGTCAGGCTCCAGGCGTCCTTCGACACCTACCGCGGCGACTTCCCGTACCACTGCCACATGCTCGACCACTCCGCCATGGGCATGATGGCGACGATGAGGATCGGCTAG
- a CDS encoding ParB/RepB/Spo0J family partition protein translates to MLINQIVRAERAGGSDTLLALREAVRDLPVEKVPVASLVVTFSPRAAGVDAGYALALSEVEAELPPILVHRGRMAVIDGRHRLRAARLNGAASIGARFFDGSEGDARLLAVALNVAQGLPLSRDDRIASALRILTARPQWSDRSVAAVAGLSARTVAEIRGRARGQAHDAPRIGLDGRRRPFRSAQGRELAAKLLGEEPGASLRSIARRAGISPATVADVRDRLRRGDDPVPVGQREEPAAERPAREPAPPPVPALSPGELFVIFDSLCRDPSLRMTETGRTVLRMLDACHLIARDREKITVNLPPHCKEQLAELLRGYAGLWRDLAGELGAGRSPGAVGAVR, encoded by the coding sequence GTGCTCATCAACCAGATCGTGCGCGCCGAGCGGGCGGGCGGCTCCGACACCCTGCTCGCGCTGCGCGAGGCGGTCCGCGACCTGCCCGTCGAGAAAGTGCCCGTCGCCAGTCTGGTGGTCACGTTCAGCCCCCGCGCCGCGGGCGTGGACGCCGGCTACGCGCTGGCGCTCTCCGAGGTGGAGGCGGAGCTGCCGCCGATCCTGGTGCACCGCGGGCGGATGGCCGTGATCGACGGCCGGCACCGGCTGCGGGCCGCCCGGCTCAACGGCGCCGCGTCCATCGGCGCGCGGTTCTTCGACGGCTCGGAGGGCGACGCGCGGCTGCTGGCCGTGGCGCTGAACGTGGCCCAGGGGCTGCCCCTGTCGCGGGACGACCGCATCGCCTCCGCGCTGCGCATCCTCACCGCCAGGCCGCAGTGGTCGGACCGCTCCGTGGCGGCCGTCGCCGGGCTGTCCGCGCGGACGGTCGCCGAGATCCGCGGGCGCGCCCGGGGGCAGGCGCACGACGCGCCGCGGATCGGGCTCGACGGCAGGCGCAGGCCGTTCCGTTCCGCGCAGGGCCGGGAGCTGGCGGCGAAGCTGCTGGGCGAGGAGCCGGGGGCGTCGCTGCGGTCGATCGCCCGGCGCGCCGGGATCTCGCCGGCCACCGTCGCCGACGTACGGGACCGGCTGCGCCGCGGCGACGACCCCGTACCGGTGGGGCAGCGGGAGGAGCCCGCGGCGGAGCGGCCGGCCCGCGAGCCGGCGCCGCCGCCCGTCCCCGCGCTGTCGCCCGGGGAGCTGTTCGTCATCTTCGACTCGCTCTGCCGCGACCCCTCGCTCCGGATGACGGAGACGGGCCGTACGGTCCTGCGCATGCTCGACGCCTGCCACCTCATCGCGCGGGACCGCGAGAAGATCACCGTGAACCTGCCGCCGCACTGCAAGGAGCAGTTGGCCGAGCTGCTGCGGGGTTATGCGGGGCTGTGGCGCGACCTGGCCGGCGAGCTGGGCGCGGGACGCTCACCGGGGGCGGTCGGCGCCGTACGCTGA
- a CDS encoding response regulator transcription factor, which yields MTQMTSQVLPGLRPPVTGTTAPGVPADDGSPVTAATAVTAAAGAGAGGAAPAAGPAGRRILVVDGDPDTGESLMAQLRRYGHEPVGAKQGGAALRAHQDTEMVLLDLELPDLDGLEVCRGIRAVSHVPIIIVTGRESELDCVLGLQAGADDYVTKPYGMRELMARIEAVLRRSRPPQPAAGRHLRHGRLHIDVASRRVTVGGTEVALTRKEFDLLCLLASHPDTVIPRKQLLQRVWGDSWSRRTVDTHVSSLRGKLGGSGWVVTVRGVGFKLGHA from the coding sequence ATGACTCAGATGACGTCGCAGGTGCTGCCCGGCCTACGCCCGCCGGTCACCGGGACCACCGCGCCCGGGGTCCCGGCGGACGACGGGTCCCCGGTCACGGCAGCCACCGCAGTCACGGCAGCCGCGGGGGCGGGCGCCGGGGGAGCCGCGCCGGCCGCGGGGCCCGCGGGCCGGCGCATCCTGGTGGTCGACGGGGACCCCGACACGGGCGAGTCGCTGATGGCCCAGCTCCGCCGCTACGGGCACGAGCCGGTCGGGGCGAAGCAGGGCGGCGCCGCGCTGCGGGCGCACCAGGACACGGAGATGGTGCTCCTCGACCTCGAACTCCCCGACCTCGACGGCCTGGAGGTGTGCCGGGGGATCCGCGCGGTGAGCCATGTGCCGATCATCATCGTCACCGGCCGGGAGTCCGAACTCGACTGCGTGCTCGGCCTCCAGGCCGGCGCGGACGACTACGTCACCAAGCCGTACGGGATGCGCGAGCTGATGGCCCGTATCGAAGCCGTGCTGCGCCGCTCCCGGCCGCCGCAGCCCGCGGCGGGCCGGCACCTCAGGCACGGCCGGCTGCACATCGACGTGGCCTCCCGCCGGGTCACCGTCGGCGGTACGGAAGTCGCGCTCACCCGCAAGGAGTTCGACCTGCTCTGCCTGCTCGCCTCCCACCCGGACACGGTGATCCCGCGCAAGCAGCTCCTGCAGCGGGTCTGGGGCGACTCGTGGTCGCGGCGCACCGTCGACACGCACGTCAGCAGCCTGCGCGGCAAGCTCGGCGGCAGCGGCTGGGTCGTGACCGTCCGGGGGGTGGGGTTCAAGCTGGGCCACGCGTGA
- a CDS encoding GNAT family N-acetyltransferase — MHWKTERAAGASLDLDEVLAVYRDSGLGERRPVDDRERMATMVREANLVVVARDEGGALIGLARSVSDFAYVTYLSDIAVVRAHQRAGVGRALIDATMAEAPAAKLVLLSAPAARDYYPHIGFTRHDSAWVRST; from the coding sequence GTGCACTGGAAGACTGAACGCGCCGCCGGCGCCTCGCTGGACCTCGACGAAGTACTGGCGGTCTACCGGGACTCGGGGCTCGGCGAGCGGCGGCCGGTCGACGACCGGGAGCGGATGGCCACGATGGTGCGCGAGGCCAACCTCGTGGTCGTCGCGCGCGACGAGGGCGGCGCGCTCATCGGCCTCGCGCGCAGCGTCTCGGACTTCGCCTACGTCACGTACCTCTCCGACATCGCCGTCGTCCGCGCCCACCAGCGTGCGGGCGTGGGCCGCGCGCTCATCGACGCCACCATGGCGGAGGCCCCGGCGGCCAAGCTCGTCCTGCTGTCCGCGCCCGCCGCCCGGGACTACTACCCGCACATCGGCTTCACCCGGCACGACTCCGCATGGGTGCGCAGCACGTAA
- the purB gene encoding adenylosuccinate lyase — MIPRYTLPDMGRLFSDQARYETWVRVEILASEAQERLGRVPAGVVDDMRGAPVPAAARVAELEQERDHEVLSFLAAYCEGLPDASARWVHLGMTSYDLVDTALGHTLATACDLLSGAARELRRTLVGRALEHWDTVMIGRTHGVHAEPTTFGHKLAGFAFGVDRSLRRLAAARDAVAVGTVSGSVGTYALIDPAVEAHVCAALGLGVEDCPSQVVARDRHAQLLQAVAALGACVEQLALELRLLQRTEVAEVEEGRSAAYQGSSAMPHKRNPTTSERLCGLSRLLRGHATAALENVPLWHERDLAHQSVERVILPDSLTVAHFQATKAAELVASLRVHPERMRAHIDQTAGLVHSSAVLAGLLTGDGAERERAYRAVQRAADRTVATGEHFGATLAGEGITAGELRPERFLTRHDVIRDRLEKLGALED, encoded by the coding sequence ATGATTCCCCGCTACACGCTGCCGGACATGGGGCGGCTCTTCTCCGATCAGGCACGGTACGAGACCTGGGTACGGGTCGAGATCCTCGCCTCCGAGGCGCAGGAGCGGCTCGGCCGCGTCCCCGCCGGGGTGGTCGACGACATGCGCGGAGCGCCGGTGCCCGCCGCCGCGCGGGTCGCGGAGCTGGAGCAGGAGCGCGACCACGAGGTGCTCTCCTTCCTCGCCGCCTACTGCGAGGGCCTGCCCGACGCCTCGGCTCGCTGGGTGCACCTCGGCATGACCAGCTACGACCTGGTGGACACCGCCCTCGGCCACACCCTGGCCACCGCATGCGACCTGCTCAGCGGGGCCGCCCGGGAGCTGCGGCGCACGCTGGTCGGCCGGGCGCTGGAGCACTGGGACACGGTGATGATCGGCCGCACCCACGGCGTGCACGCCGAGCCCACCACCTTCGGGCACAAGCTGGCCGGCTTCGCGTTCGGCGTCGACCGGTCGCTGCGCCGGCTGGCGGCGGCGCGCGACGCGGTGGCGGTCGGCACGGTCTCGGGCTCCGTCGGTACGTACGCGCTCATCGACCCGGCGGTGGAGGCGCACGTCTGCGCGGCCCTCGGGCTCGGCGTGGAGGACTGCCCCAGCCAGGTCGTCGCCCGCGACCGGCACGCCCAGTTGCTCCAGGCCGTCGCCGCCCTCGGCGCGTGCGTGGAGCAACTCGCCCTGGAGCTGCGGCTGCTCCAGCGCACGGAGGTCGCGGAGGTGGAGGAGGGCAGGTCCGCGGCGTACCAGGGCTCCAGTGCCATGCCGCACAAGCGCAACCCGACCACCAGCGAGCGGCTGTGCGGCCTCTCGCGGCTGCTGCGCGGCCACGCCACCGCTGCGCTGGAGAACGTCCCGCTCTGGCACGAGCGGGACCTCGCCCACCAGTCGGTCGAGCGGGTGATCCTCCCCGACAGCCTGACCGTGGCGCACTTCCAGGCGACGAAGGCCGCCGAACTCGTCGCCTCGCTGCGGGTCCACCCCGAGCGGATGCGCGCCCACATCGACCAGACCGCGGGCCTCGTGCACAGCTCCGCGGTCCTCGCCGGGCTGCTGACCGGCGACGGCGCGGAGCGCGAGCGCGCGTACCGCGCCGTGCAGCGGGCCGCCGACCGTACGGTGGCCACCGGGGAGCACTTCGGCGCCACCCTCGCGGGCGAGGGCATCACTGCCGGCGAGCTGCGCCCGGAGCGCTTCCTGACCCGTCACGACGTGATCCGCGACCGATTGGAGAAGCTCGGTGCACTGGAAGACTGA
- a CDS encoding glutamine synthetase family protein encodes MYSRKWRSPSGEESVGRPSFVADHDLWTDDQRAVAERIEAELGQLELVRLVYGDPHGLVRSKTLTVPAFRSVLRHGMNFSPGPFLFDTGHAVAVDFLGDPGIGVEEIAGAGNFILVPDPLTFQVLPGTEPRTAWVIGDEYLREGTPHPLSSRAVLRAVERRYAARGLDPLLGLEAEWYLTRRLDDEPGNEGNGFGTQGRAPRVAAVNAGYQFNLDFRYDSVAAVADPLAQCLTALGLPLRSMEHESGPGQVETTFAPMSPLDTADAMLLFRTVTKRLAARRGYHASFMSLPKLPSFDPSGWHLHQSVRESATGRNLFGAEGLSGGLSPEGKAYTDGLLSWARELLLLSVPTVNGYRRLHSAHTLAPTRIGLSVEDRTAMLRVAGGGANARIENRMGEPCANPYLNIAAQLFAGLDGLEGGTGGMPADPGAGLVPQSLRESFEAFRAGRAEQLLGAPLTACLTRLKESELDRFETWCAATGAPAGEVTDWEQREYFEAY; translated from the coding sequence GTGTACTCCAGAAAGTGGCGTTCGCCGTCGGGCGAGGAGAGCGTGGGGCGGCCGTCGTTCGTCGCCGACCACGACCTGTGGACCGACGACCAGCGCGCCGTCGCCGAACGGATCGAGGCCGAGCTGGGACAGCTCGAACTGGTCCGCCTGGTCTACGGCGACCCGCACGGGCTCGTCAGGTCCAAGACCCTGACCGTGCCGGCGTTCCGCTCCGTGCTCCGCCACGGCATGAACTTCAGCCCCGGCCCCTTCCTCTTCGACACCGGCCACGCCGTCGCCGTCGACTTCCTCGGCGACCCCGGCATCGGCGTCGAGGAGATCGCGGGCGCCGGGAACTTCATCCTGGTCCCCGACCCGCTGACGTTCCAGGTGCTGCCCGGCACCGAACCGCGCACCGCCTGGGTCATCGGCGACGAGTACCTGCGCGAGGGCACCCCGCACCCGCTGTCGTCCCGCGCCGTGCTGCGCGCCGTCGAGAGGCGGTACGCGGCCCGCGGCCTCGACCCGCTGCTCGGGCTGGAGGCGGAGTGGTACCTCACCCGGCGGCTCGACGACGAGCCCGGCAACGAGGGCAACGGGTTCGGCACCCAGGGCCGGGCGCCGCGGGTCGCGGCCGTCAACGCCGGCTACCAGTTCAACCTGGACTTCCGCTACGACTCCGTCGCCGCCGTCGCCGACCCGCTGGCGCAGTGCCTCACCGCGCTCGGCCTGCCGCTGCGCTCGATGGAGCACGAGTCGGGACCCGGCCAGGTCGAGACGACCTTCGCGCCGATGTCGCCGCTCGACACCGCCGACGCCATGCTGCTGTTCCGTACGGTCACCAAGCGGCTCGCCGCCCGCCGCGGCTACCACGCCTCGTTCATGTCGCTGCCGAAGCTGCCCTCCTTCGACCCCAGCGGCTGGCATCTGCACCAGTCCGTACGGGAGTCGGCCACCGGCCGCAATCTGTTCGGCGCCGAGGGGCTCTCCGGCGGGCTGTCCCCGGAGGGCAAGGCGTACACCGACGGGCTGCTGTCCTGGGCGCGGGAGCTGCTCCTGCTCTCGGTGCCCACCGTCAACGGCTACCGCCGCCTCCACTCCGCCCACACCCTGGCCCCGACCCGGATCGGGCTGAGCGTGGAGGACCGCACCGCGATGCTGCGGGTGGCGGGCGGCGGCGCCAACGCCCGGATCGAGAACCGTATGGGCGAGCCGTGCGCCAACCCGTACCTGAACATCGCGGCGCAGCTCTTCGCCGGACTCGACGGGCTGGAGGGCGGCACCGGCGGCATGCCCGCGGACCCCGGCGCCGGGCTCGTGCCGCAGTCGCTGCGCGAGTCGTTCGAGGCGTTCCGCGCGGGCCGGGCCGAGCAGTTGCTCGGCGCACCGCTGACGGCCTGTCTGACGCGGCTGAAGGAGAGCGAACTCGACCGCTTCGAGACCTGGTGCGCGGCGACCGGCGCGCCGGCCGGCGAGGTCACCGACTGGGAGCAGCGCGAGTACTTCGAGGCGTACTGA
- a CDS encoding amidase gives MTAGQSAGPAPGPARLRELLAAGELTAERHVRTVLDAIRADTTGAYVAVAGEGALRAAREADALIRERGAAAWLEQPLLGVTVSVKDLLQTGDLPTGRGSLLPNTRPPEDTPAVARLRAAGAVVVGKTATSEYGWSASTVGRVGPPVRNPYDPRRTAGGSSGGAAVAVATGLCDGGLGTDGAGSVRIPAAFCGVVGYKPSYGRIPYVPGSIERLSHQGTLARRVEDAAALAAVAAGPHPYDPDSALGSLDPERSPRRLRVGWVEYERTSAGVRAVTERALAAFAGRGHRVERIEVRCAGLYPALVDILAAAEAASTGPEDEELCDPGRLEVVRHGRTLSGTAVIRAEEVRHALRTKLRSVMDRYDVLAMATVPVEPFDAGAIAPEWAADPRDLLWLAWSPATYPFNMTGQPAVSVPAGLTPAGLPAGVQVVGPVGADALVLATAARLETDLGVLRAPWAAQPPPAPAALPVVERI, from the coding sequence GTGACCGCGGGGCAGAGCGCGGGGCCCGCTCCGGGGCCCGCCCGGCTCAGGGAACTGCTGGCCGCCGGCGAACTCACCGCGGAGCGGCACGTACGGACTGTGCTGGACGCCATCCGCGCCGACACCACCGGCGCGTACGTCGCCGTCGCCGGCGAGGGCGCGCTGCGCGCGGCCCGGGAGGCGGACGCGCTGATCCGCGAGCGGGGCGCCGCCGCCTGGCTGGAGCAGCCCCTGCTCGGGGTGACGGTGTCCGTGAAGGACCTGCTGCAGACCGGCGACCTGCCCACCGGCCGCGGCTCGCTGCTCCCCAACACCCGCCCGCCGGAGGACACTCCCGCGGTGGCGCGGCTGCGCGCGGCCGGTGCGGTCGTCGTCGGCAAGACCGCCACGTCGGAGTACGGCTGGAGCGCGAGCACCGTCGGCCGCGTCGGCCCGCCCGTGCGCAATCCGTACGACCCCCGGCGCACCGCGGGCGGCTCCAGCGGCGGCGCCGCCGTGGCGGTGGCGACGGGGCTGTGCGACGGGGGGCTCGGCACGGACGGCGCGGGCTCGGTCCGTATCCCCGCGGCGTTCTGCGGCGTCGTCGGCTATAAGCCCTCGTACGGCCGCATCCCCTACGTCCCCGGCAGCATCGAGCGGCTGTCCCACCAGGGCACGCTGGCCCGCCGCGTCGAGGACGCCGCCGCGCTGGCCGCCGTCGCGGCAGGACCGCACCCGTACGACCCGGACTCGGCCCTCGGCTCCCTCGACCCGGAGCGCTCCCCGCGGCGCCTGCGCGTCGGGTGGGTGGAGTACGAGCGGACAAGCGCCGGCGTCCGCGCGGTCACCGAACGGGCGCTGGCGGCGTTCGCCGGCCGCGGGCACCGGGTGGAGCGGATCGAGGTGCGCTGCGCCGGGCTGTACCCGGCGCTGGTCGACATCCTCGCCGCCGCCGAGGCGGCCTCCACCGGGCCGGAGGACGAGGAACTGTGCGACCCGGGCCGCCTGGAGGTGGTCCGCCACGGCCGCACCCTCAGCGGCACCGCGGTGATCCGCGCCGAGGAGGTGCGCCACGCGCTGCGCACGAAGCTGCGCTCGGTGATGGACCGCTACGACGTCCTGGCGATGGCCACCGTGCCGGTCGAGCCGTTCGACGCCGGGGCCATCGCGCCCGAGTGGGCCGCCGACCCGCGCGACCTGCTGTGGCTCGCCTGGTCCCCGGCCACCTACCCGTTCAACATGACCGGCCAGCCGGCCGTCTCGGTCCCGGCGGGTCTGACCCCCGCGGGACTGCCCGCCGGGGTACAGGTGGTCGGGCCCGTGGGCGCCGACGCGCTGGTGCTCGCCACCGCCGCGCGGCTGGAGACCGACCTCGGCGTACTGCGGGCCCCGTGGGCGGCGCAGCCGCCACCCGCACCCGCCGCCCTGCCCGTCGTCGAAAGGATCTGA
- a CDS encoding 4Fe-4S dicluster-binding protein — protein MNDDNAPAANAERTERIATRSRAANWKKPPRRIETSECITCDSCLRSCPEEFGAIFDRGLDVVIVPELCSGCPVCVLECPVDCIYVDEDWAPTDESMWSHIEVTPVSAP, from the coding sequence GTGAACGACGACAACGCACCGGCAGCCAACGCCGAGCGCACCGAGCGGATCGCCACGCGGTCCCGCGCCGCCAACTGGAAGAAGCCCCCGCGGCGTATCGAGACGTCGGAGTGCATCACCTGCGACAGTTGCCTGCGGAGCTGCCCCGAGGAGTTCGGCGCCATCTTCGACCGCGGTCTCGACGTCGTGATCGTCCCGGAGCTGTGCTCCGGCTGCCCCGTGTGCGTACTGGAGTGCCCGGTCGACTGCATCTACGTCGACGAGGACTGGGCCCCGACGGACGAATCCATGTGGAGCCACATCGAGGTCACCCCGGTGAGCGCCCCGTGA
- a CDS encoding FAD-dependent monooxygenase, protein MTEVVIAGAGPVGLMLAGELRLWGVDVVVYERLGEPSGESRGVGFTRRAAETFDQRGLMERLGEVEIGTQGHFGGVRIDFHALDDVHFGTRGVPQYRIEDMLDAWVRSLGGRIERGYEVTGFRETADGIAVATEGPGGPTETHAQYLVGCDGGRSVVRKLAGIDFPGLEATRGMFVADIAGCDIRPRPIGERVEGGMVMAISLEDGVDRIIIHPDGQPPHDHSTGEATFQEVADSWERLTGQSVHHGDVRWVSAFTNTTRQAAEYRRGRVLLSGDSTHVHVPAGAQGLSVGVQDAVNLGWKLAGSVLGWAPEGLLDTYHAERHPVGQRLLRSTLAQSQLYLTGPEMEPIRQVMRELAALPAAATALAGMVSGLEVNYDVGATGHPLLGVRLRPDLKLERADGSRTTAVELLHAGRGVLVDTDPSGRHAAVAAGWGDRVDVVRGSWQPGAWAESRQLGSVLVRPDGYVAWAEPEGGDLAESLRRWFGAAGTSATEPARAGSAGAHG, encoded by the coding sequence ATGACAGAAGTGGTGATCGCGGGCGCGGGGCCGGTCGGGCTCATGCTCGCGGGCGAACTGCGGCTGTGGGGCGTGGACGTCGTCGTGTACGAGCGGCTGGGCGAGCCCAGCGGCGAGTCCCGCGGGGTGGGCTTCACCCGCCGGGCGGCCGAGACCTTCGACCAGCGCGGGCTGATGGAGCGGCTGGGCGAGGTGGAGATCGGCACCCAGGGCCACTTCGGCGGCGTACGGATCGACTTCCACGCGCTCGACGACGTCCACTTCGGCACCCGCGGCGTGCCGCAGTACCGCATCGAGGACATGCTCGACGCCTGGGTGCGCTCCCTCGGCGGGCGGATCGAGCGCGGCTACGAGGTCACCGGCTTCCGGGAGACCGCGGACGGCATCGCGGTGGCGACCGAGGGACCCGGGGGGCCGACGGAGACCCACGCGCAGTACCTGGTCGGCTGCGACGGCGGGCGCAGCGTCGTCCGCAAGCTCGCCGGCATCGACTTCCCCGGACTGGAGGCCACCCGGGGGATGTTCGTGGCCGACATCGCGGGCTGCGACATCCGGCCGCGGCCCATCGGCGAGCGCGTCGAGGGCGGCATGGTGATGGCCATCAGCCTGGAGGACGGCGTGGACCGCATCATCATCCACCCCGACGGCCAGCCGCCGCACGACCACAGCACGGGCGAGGCGACGTTCCAGGAGGTCGCCGACTCCTGGGAGCGGCTGACCGGGCAGTCCGTCCACCACGGCGACGTCCGCTGGGTGAGCGCGTTCACCAACACCACCCGGCAGGCAGCCGAGTACCGGCGCGGCCGGGTGCTGCTCTCCGGCGACTCCACCCACGTGCACGTCCCCGCGGGCGCGCAGGGGCTCAGCGTCGGCGTCCAGGACGCCGTCAACCTGGGCTGGAAGCTGGCCGGTTCGGTCCTCGGCTGGGCGCCAGAAGGGCTGCTGGACACGTACCACGCGGAGCGGCACCCGGTCGGGCAGCGGCTGCTGCGCAGCACCCTCGCGCAGTCGCAGCTCTACCTCACCGGACCCGAGATGGAGCCGATCCGGCAGGTGATGCGGGAGCTGGCGGCCCTCCCCGCGGCGGCGACCGCGCTCGCCGGCATGGTCAGCGGCCTGGAGGTGAACTACGACGTGGGCGCCACCGGGCACCCGCTGCTCGGCGTCCGCCTGCGGCCCGACCTGAAGCTGGAACGGGCCGACGGCAGCCGCACCACCGCCGTGGAACTCCTGCACGCGGGCCGGGGCGTACTGGTCGACACCGATCCGTCGGGCCGGCACGCCGCGGTCGCCGCCGGGTGGGGGGACCGGGTGGACGTCGTCCGCGGCTCGTGGCAGCCCGGCGCCTGGGCGGAGAGCCGGCAGCTCGGCTCCGTCCTGGTCCGGCCCGACGGGTACGTCGCGTGGGCGGAGCCGGAGGGGGGCGACCTCGCGGAGTCGCTGCGGCGCTGGTTCGGGGCCGCGGGCACCTCCGCCACGGAGCCGGCGCGGGCCGGCAGCGCGGGCGCGCACGGCTGA
- a CDS encoding VOC family protein codes for MAAHARQKLTTFLAFKEAAEEAVELYTSLFDDSEVVRVIRAGADETGWKEGTLQHAVFTLAGQAFMCINMPRPPARGHDHAPWDSYAFTPATAVYVQCDSAAEFDRVFTALAEGGEVIMPIGTYGFSAKFAWVNDRFGVSWRINLSESAPNGRA; via the coding sequence ATGGCCGCACACGCCCGGCAGAAGCTCACTACTTTTCTGGCTTTCAAAGAGGCCGCGGAAGAGGCGGTGGAACTCTATACGTCGCTGTTCGACGATTCCGAGGTGGTACGGGTCATACGCGCCGGCGCCGACGAAACCGGCTGGAAAGAGGGCACGCTCCAGCACGCCGTATTCACGCTCGCGGGCCAGGCGTTCATGTGCATCAACATGCCCAGGCCGCCGGCCCGCGGGCACGACCACGCGCCCTGGGACTCCTACGCGTTCACGCCCGCCACGGCCGTGTACGTCCAGTGCGACTCCGCCGCCGAGTTCGACCGGGTCTTCACGGCGCTCGCCGAGGGCGGCGAGGTGATCATGCCGATCGGGACGTACGGCTTCAGTGCCAAGTTCGCATGGGTGAACGACCGGTTCGGGGTGTCGTGGCGCATCAACCTGTCCGAGTCCGCCCCGAACGGCCGCGCGTAG